One region of Desulfobacterales bacterium genomic DNA includes:
- the ileS gene encoding isoleucine--tRNA ligase: protein MDYRATLNLPQTKFKMKANLPQKEPLLLARWEKEDLYARVQEHTAGRPAYILHDGPPYANGNIHLGTAFNKILKDIILKSKRMAGFNCPYVPGWDCHGLPIEHNVDKELGKKKHEIGILGVRNACRKYARKWIKIQKNEFRRLGVLGDWDDPYLTINHGYEAAIAREFNRFLLSGSVVRSKKPVYWCSSCRTALAEAEVEYHDHGSPSIFVKFPLADDLGEVIPALAGKKVAALIWTTTPWTLPANLAVALHPGYPYAAVAVADEVLLMAEELVAAVCSRCGIEEYEVLATFSAGLIEGRKCNHPLLARQSLLILAPYVTLDAGSGCVHTAPGHGRDDYLSGLKYDLPILSPVDDRGCFTVEAGPYAGLEIHAANRRINHDLADKGLLLHEEGISHSYPHCWRCKKPVIFRATEQWFISMEENGLRNKALAAIKEVTWTPGWGMERIYGMVESRPDWCLSRQRAWGVPLTVFTCRKCNAVLRDQAVIDRIDRLFRAEGADAWFRHDAIDFLGPDTRCQQCGSAEFVQERDILDVWFDSGVSYAAVLEERPELDAPADLYLEGSDQHRGWFQSSLLAAVGTRNIPPYRGVLTHGFVVDGQGKKMSKSVGNVIAPEEVIKKYGAEILRLWVASEDYRDDIKISDEILKQLSDAYRKIRNTIRFLLGNLADFEPDRDRVACQDLEEIDRWALHRFELMKRKAIAAYEQFDFHPVFHGLHQFCGVTMSAFYLDVIKDRLYTAPTASVARRSAQTVLYTILDGLLRLMAPVASFTAAEVWDHLPAQADREETVFFALFPPENDQFLDQELDDKWKRLLAVRGEITKALELARRDKVIGHPLEAEVRVAVTGELDRFLADKWDLLQEIAIVSSLRRVESAGPDACQSEELPGLAVAVRPANGGKCERCWIRSETVGRDDVHPLLCQRCVTVVTEYY, encoded by the coding sequence CTGCCCCAGACCAAGTTCAAGATGAAGGCCAACCTGCCCCAGAAGGAGCCGTTGCTGCTGGCGCGCTGGGAAAAGGAAGACCTGTACGCCAGGGTCCAGGAGCATACCGCCGGCCGGCCCGCCTATATCCTGCATGACGGCCCGCCATATGCCAATGGTAACATTCATCTGGGCACTGCCTTTAACAAGATATTAAAGGATATTATTCTCAAGTCCAAGCGGATGGCCGGCTTCAATTGCCCCTATGTGCCGGGCTGGGACTGCCACGGTCTGCCGATTGAGCATAACGTTGACAAGGAACTGGGAAAAAAGAAGCATGAAATCGGCATCCTGGGGGTGCGCAACGCCTGCCGTAAATATGCCCGGAAATGGATCAAGATCCAGAAGAATGAGTTCCGCCGGCTCGGGGTCCTCGGTGACTGGGACGATCCCTATCTCACCATCAACCATGGCTACGAGGCGGCCATTGCCCGGGAATTCAACCGCTTTCTCCTGTCCGGCAGCGTGGTCAGGAGCAAGAAGCCGGTCTACTGGTGTTCTTCCTGCCGGACCGCCCTGGCCGAGGCCGAGGTGGAGTACCATGACCATGGTTCGCCCTCGATCTTTGTGAAATTCCCCCTGGCCGACGACCTGGGTGAGGTGATCCCGGCCCTGGCCGGAAAAAAGGTCGCAGCCCTGATCTGGACCACCACCCCCTGGACCCTGCCCGCCAACCTGGCCGTGGCCCTGCATCCCGGGTATCCCTACGCCGCGGTGGCAGTGGCTGACGAGGTCCTGTTGATGGCCGAGGAACTGGTGGCAGCGGTCTGTTCCCGGTGCGGTATCGAGGAGTACGAGGTTCTGGCTACCTTTTCCGCCGGCCTGATCGAGGGGCGCAAGTGCAATCACCCCTTGCTGGCGCGGCAGTCGCTCCTGATCCTTGCCCCCTATGTGACCCTGGACGCGGGCTCGGGTTGTGTCCACACCGCGCCCGGCCATGGCCGGGACGATTACCTGAGCGGACTGAAGTACGACCTGCCGATCCTGTCGCCGGTGGATGACCGCGGTTGTTTCACTGTTGAGGCCGGCCCCTATGCCGGCCTGGAGATCCATGCGGCCAATCGCAGGATCAACCACGACCTTGCCGACAAGGGACTGCTGCTGCACGAGGAGGGGATCAGTCACAGCTATCCCCATTGCTGGCGCTGCAAGAAACCGGTGATTTTCCGGGCCACGGAGCAATGGTTCATCTCCATGGAGGAGAACGGGCTTCGCAATAAGGCCCTGGCCGCGATCAAGGAGGTGACCTGGACCCCGGGATGGGGGATGGAGCGGATCTATGGCATGGTCGAGTCCCGGCCCGACTGGTGTCTGTCCCGGCAGCGGGCCTGGGGGGTGCCGCTGACCGTGTTCACCTGCAGAAAATGCAATGCAGTGCTCCGCGACCAGGCGGTGATCGACCGGATTGACCGACTCTTTCGCGCCGAGGGCGCGGATGCCTGGTTCCGGCACGATGCCATCGACTTCCTCGGCCCGGATACCCGGTGCCAACAGTGCGGGTCTGCCGAGTTTGTCCAGGAACGGGATATCCTCGATGTCTGGTTCGATTCCGGGGTCAGCTATGCGGCGGTGCTTGAGGAGCGACCCGAGCTTGATGCGCCGGCCGATCTCTACCTCGAGGGCAGCGACCAGCACCGCGGCTGGTTTCAGAGTTCGCTCCTGGCCGCGGTTGGCACCCGCAATATCCCGCCCTATCGGGGGGTGCTTACCCACGGGTTCGTGGTCGACGGCCAGGGCAAGAAGATGTCCAAGAGCGTGGGCAATGTCATTGCCCCGGAAGAGGTGATTAAAAAGTACGGGGCCGAGATCCTGCGGCTGTGGGTGGCCAGCGAGGATTACCGCGACGACATCAAGATCTCCGACGAGATCCTGAAACAGCTGTCCGACGCCTATCGCAAGATCAGGAACACCATCCGTTTTCTGCTCGGCAACCTGGCTGACTTTGAACCGGACCGGGACCGGGTCGCCTGCCAGGACCTGGAGGAGATCGATCGCTGGGCCCTGCACCGGTTTGAACTGATGAAACGCAAGGCGATCGCCGCCTATGAGCAGTTTGATTTCCATCCGGTCTTCCATGGCCTGCATCAGTTCTGCGGGGTGACCATGAGCGCCTTTTATCTTGACGTGATCAAGGACCGGCTCTATACCGCGCCCACCGCCTCGGTGGCCCGGCGGTCCGCCCAGACCGTTCTCTATACCATCCTTGACGGCCTGCTTCGCTTGATGGCCCCGGTTGCAAGCTTTACCGCGGCCGAGGTCTGGGACCACCTGCCGGCCCAGGCCGACCGGGAGGAAACGGTCTTTTTCGCGCTGTTCCCGCCGGAGAACGACCAGTTCCTGGACCAGGAACTGGATGACAAGTGGAAGCGGCTGCTCGCGGTCCGGGGCGAGATTACCAAGGCCCTGGAGCTTGCGCGTCGGGACAAGGTGATCGGCCATCCGCTGGAGGCCGAGGTCCGGGTGGCGGTGACCGGTGAACTGGATCGATTCCTGGCTGACAAGTGG